The following DNA comes from Neofelis nebulosa isolate mNeoNeb1 chromosome 3, mNeoNeb1.pri, whole genome shotgun sequence.
ggcaGGAGTCAGCAGGCATCAGaatctttgcccatttctccTGGGACATCCAGATGCTGTTCCCCGGAACCCCTGGCCCACTTGTCCCCCAGGCCTGGTTCATACTCTTGGCAACGTCTGGGCTGTACCAGGGGGTGGGAGCCTTGGGTGCCAGCTGGGGCCATCAGCCACGCTGaggtgcccctctcctgggcTTCCTACCACGCAGGTGGGCTGTTGTTCGTCTCACCCACCTGCTAGAGATAGAGATCTTGGCCCTTGTGGGAAGTGCCAGGAGGGCCTGGAGGGGGGCACCATTGGGCCCAGTGAATCCAACGAGGAAGCAAACAAGACCTCTGGTCCCAGGGCCTGCCCACCCAGCCATCATACCAAGCTGAAGAAGACATGGCTCACACGACACTCAGAGCAGTTCAGGTGTCCAGGTGGCTGCCCTGGCGATGAGGAGAACCCATCTGCCCACCTGCAGGCCCTCAAGAGGGCAAGCAGCCCTGAGGTCCAGGGGGCAGGTGGCAGCCCAGCTGCCAAGCGCCCACCCAACCCTTTCCCAGGCAGTGCGGGGCAGGGGGCCAGAGATTGGCAGATGCTCAACTCATCCTTTGGGAACAAAGTGGAGGCAGAACAGCATGATGACCACAGAGGTAAGTGTGCACGGGGCCCTGCTtgggagggggcagctgggaCTGGGGCTTTGTGGGGAAGTGGGGTCATTAGAGGTGTTTATGAGTGGATTGCACAAGTTGTCTGGTTTCCCACCGAAATGTGATAGTTCCCTGGGAGTTCATTAGCATCTACAGGCCAGAGCCTTCTAGAAAGTGGCTTCTTCTTCCCATCTGCCTCCTCCCAAGCTATGATGTGTTGGTGGCAATATAACAACATGGttcagagcatgggctctggagtcagagtgCCTGGGTCCTGACTTTGCTGACTggtgctatgtgaccttgggctagttactgcacctctctgggcctcagtttgttcatctatAAGGTGGGGATAAAGACGGCATCTACCTCATAAAGGCTGCAGCAAAGATGAAATGATATCATTCACATAAAGGGCTTTGAAGAATTCCTGGCACTTTATTGAGTAAggactcagtaaacatttgtcttcgtttttgttttttttttttaattatttttttaatgtttattttgaaaagagagagagagagagtgtgaaccagggaagggcagagagagagggagacacagaatccaaagcaggcttcaggccctgagctgtcagcacagagcccaatgcaaggctcgaactcacaagccgaagatcatggcctgagcttaagttggaggcttaaccgactgagccacccaggcgccctgctaaaCATTTGTCTTTGTGATTACTTGTGCCACTTAACCCTGTCTGGCAGATTATCCCTCCTGAAGGACCCCTTGTCCTGCCCCAGGAATAAACAACTACTCCCTTGGGCAATGGGATCATGGAAACTCAATTTGGACTCTGCCAGTATTAGGACTTTGGGCACATCCTGAACCCCTCTGTCATGCTGTGCTCTTCATGGAGGGAGCCGGCACTGATGGCCCATCACCTCAGTCTTGACCTCCAGGACTGCTGGACCTGGATCCCAACTCTCAATGGCCTTGCCTAAGCACCCCTGCACCTGGCGTGGGTCTGTCCACACTCTCGCAGGCCTCTGCCTGGGCTGGGAAGCAGTTGGCCCCCTCTCCCTTCTTGGGTTACTGCACCTGTGGCCTATGTTGAAACCCTCAGGCCTTCTCACCTTCCGGCGCCCTCCGTCCCATGCCGGGATTGTCTCCTCAGGCTGACACGACGCCAGAGGTATTGCTAAGCCCACGGCGCAGCAATCCAAAAGTCTACACTGActgagggacgcctggctggctcagtcggtaaagcacgtgactcttgatctcagggttgtgagttcaagccccacactggggcagagcttactttaaaaaaaaaaaaagatataacaaaGTCCACACTGACTGGATCTTGAACTTGGGGCAGGATAATCATCCCACCTGCTCCAACCTTGGGCCCAGCACAGTAGACCCCTCCTCTCAGCCATCTGCCCGTGTCATTCTCAGACTCCCTGCCCAGCCTTTTTTGGTGAAGTTTCTGGCTGCCTGGTTCACTTTCACTAGCTCCAAATCAGGCTTAGTAGACTAGGGCCTAGGGGCTGGGCTGGCTCTGTATGTGGGTGGGCTGAGTGCTAAGGCACGGCCCAGGGTTCACATAAGCCCAGCAAGTCCCTGACCAGCTTCATTGTCTCCTCAGGACCCCAAGATGGTAGGGCCAGCAGCCTCCAGGACCCAGGGCTTCAGGATACACCTTGTTCGGCTCCTCTGGCATGCGTGGCTCAGTGCCAAAGCTGTACCCATGCAGCTGGAGAGGTGGGAGGGCCGGCCTGCCACTCCCGGCAAGTGCTGAGGTGAGCCTGTTGCCCCGGTGTGCCCCCAGCATCTTCCCAGTGGGGGCTCCCTCCTTACCTTCCTGTGCCCTGTCTTCAGATTGCCTCCGGAAGGGGAGCAGCATCAGGAGGAAGACTTAGCAGTCAGCTCTGAGGGAGGAGGGTCTGGCCCTGAGGCCCAGCTCAGCAAGGGCCTTGCCAAGCATCTGCTAAGTGGTTTGGGGGATCGACTATGCCGTCTGCTGCGGAGGGAGCGTGAAGCCCTGGCCTGGGCGCAGCGGGAAGGTGAGCAGGACCCGTGGGGCAGCCAGAAGCCCGAGAGGGCTGGATCCTGCGGTCACTGTGCTTTTACAAGGAGCAGGAGGTCTGCAGAGTGtgggccccttcctccccttAACGCTGTCTGTCCTGATAACGGCTCAAGGAGAGCTCCTGCACTGCTTTGCCCTTATTCTTAGCTTAGGCTTCTAGTTAACGTGAGTTCTGAAGTTTCTGGCCTGGGTGAGGGATGTTGGGAGGGTGTGAAACCCGGTCCAGTCCAGCTGCCTAAGAGCTTCTGGGTTTGTTGGGGGAACAAGACTGAGAGCCAGGTATATGTATGAACTCTGGAAGGTGAGGGCCCTCCCTGCGTTTCGAGGCTAATGGGCCCTAAGAAAGCTAGTAGTAGGGTCTGGGCTGATGTGAAGAGACCGGTGGGGAGCCAGACATTCCGTGGGTCCCCCTGGCTTCAggctctccctcctgctccctctcacAACACTGCACGTGCATTTGAAAATGTGTGCACACACCTGCAACAAGGTCACAAGCTGGCTCCCTCCTGTCCCAGAAAGTTcagctccctccccctttcctcagCCCATCTAGGCTGCCACTCCCTCAGCCTGGATTCCCAGCACTCCACATCAGCCAGCAGCCTGTCCTCCTCGGCTCACCCCAGCTTGCCCAGCCCCTCAGGCCTTGGCACTTtctgttccttctgtctggaatggccttctcctccctttctccctgatGAATGAACACTTACTCATCACTCTAGGGGCGCATTTTGTGAAGCTGCCCCCACCATCCCTACCCTCGTCTTTCTATCCCTTTCTCTTACTCCAGCGCCCACCCCGTGGTGCCGCCGTGGTCATTGCCCCGTCTATGGGCCCATCTCCCCTCTTGGAATGTGAGCACTAGGAGGGCATCTCTGAGCCCTGACCAGCTCTGAGTCCCCAGCGCTCAGCCCCACACAGGACAAGGTGTCTGTTGCATGAGTAAATGAGCGTGTGCTCACTGGCGTCCTTCCACCTACTGCGGAGGGCTTAGTCAGAAACCCCAGGCCAGGGAAGGAGTGGCCGCCTAAGGTTTCCTCTTCTGGTGTACAGAGTCTCCTGCAAGAACGCCACGtccggagggagggaggtgggtgaaggAATGTGTTGGAAATGGTGTGGATTGGTAATTCAGGACTGACGGGGGAATCCTTGGGGCAGGAATTGGGGAGGTGAGGCCTGCACTCTCCCTGGGAGGGTTTTCTGGAGATGTGCTGTGGGGAGTTTCTTTACAGAGGCTGTCGAGTAGGTGGGGTTGTCTGCAAGGGGCCTGTCTCCCTTCCAGGGTGGCCCCACAGTGGAAGCTGCTCCTGCTCTTCTCCATCCCTGCCTGGAGGTCCTCAAAAGGGACCTATGGCTTGAGCCTCCTCTGACCCTGTTCTCTCCCGTGGTAAGCAGGCCAGGGGCCAACCAGGACAGAGGACAACCCAGGCATTCCACTCTGCTGCAGCAGCTGCCATCGTGGACTCTTCAACACCCACTGGAAATGCCCCCACTGCAGCCACCGGCTGTGTGTGGCCTGTGGTCGCATGGCAGGTGCTAGGAGGGCCAGGGACAAAGCAGGTAGGAAAGGAGCTGGGGGCTgagggtgggagggcagagacgGGGCCTCCAAGGGCTGCTCTAAGGTGTGTGGCCATTTCTTGGCTGCCTCTCCCCAAGaaagcctccctccccagccccagcctcagccacCGTGGCTCAATGCCCCTTAGAGCAgacttttccctctccccagatCAGAGGGCCACGCCTGTGTCCTTGCCCACCCTTAAGAGAAGTCGAGTGCCTACTCTATGCCTCCCAATTTGCTCAGCTTGCATCTTTTTAAACCTTACAACATTGTGAGGTGGGTATTATTGCCTCAACTTTCCAGATAAGaaaaactcagagaggttaagtgacttgttcaaggtcacacagctagtaagtgttAGGTCCAGGATGCAGACTCACGTCTTCTAATCCCAAGTCTTACTCTTTTCATGGTTCTCAGCTTTTTCTCCCTTGGCTCCACTCAGTCACCTGAGGACTTAAAATTTCCCAGTGTTCCAATAGAGATAGCCAAAAGGAGGTGCAGGGTCAGAAATGTTTCAGAACACCATATTCTATGTGATCATCTTGGAGTCTGGCAATGCATATCAGCATTTTAAAGGCTCTGCATTCTGCAAGCAAAGGATCCTATGTCACTCTTGAACCCAAGTTTCCTAGAAAGCCCATGTTTTATGGATTGTCAAGCCCCTTGATTTAGATATCATGCCCTTGTCCTTCTTCCCTGTCTTTAAGCTGTGGTTACTTTGGTTTCCTGACCTGCACCTTCTCTCTTCCTACCCACAGGCTCTCAGGAGCAGTCCACAGAGGAGTGTCCTCAAGAGGCTGGGCACAGTGCCTGTTCCCTGATGCTCACCCAGTTCATCTCCAGCCAAGGTAAGCCATCTTGGAGAAATGGGGTGTGCAGAGGGCGGGTCCTGGGGAGAGCAGCTTTCTGTGTGGATGTGCCTCAGCCTAATCCCATGCCCTCTTGCTTGGTGAGGCCAAGCAGGACAGGGACAGCCTCCTGTCCACACTCACCACCAAACTctatctcccttccccactcacagctCTGGCAGAATTGACCACCGCCATGCACCAGGTTTGGGTCAAGTTTGACATCCGGGGGCACTGCCCCTGCCAAGCTGATGCCCGGGTGTGGGCCGCTGGGGATGGGGGCCAGCAGGTAAGAAGCAGGGCATGGGACAGGTGCCAGCACTAGCTGGTTGGTCCCAGGATTGGGCAGTGTGTTTGGAAGTTACTGACCTTGGCAGGGTTTGGCCCGTATCTTTTGATGGGACTGAAGGATATGGAAGCTGGGTAAAATCAAGCTACTTCTCACCTTCCTCTGGGGATTGGGATCCATGGATTGAGCTCTAGCACCTGTCCCACCTCCCTCGCTCCTGCTCAGAGCTCCTATCCACCTTGTGCGTGTTACAGCTTAGCGTTTGCTGGCGGGTCCTGTCTCTCCACTCAGCAGGCATGGACTCCTGAAGGTGGAGTTTGGACCCACCTTCCCTGTGTGCCTTGCGCTTaacacatagcaggcactcagtatgcattttacaaactttttataaagttcatgcttttattataaaaatcattcattcaagaaatggcTTATTGAATGCATTTCGTGTGCCAGACAGTGTTACATACCCATGATGAAAACTACAAGCAAGTAATAGGAAGAAAACAACAGTAGCCCTATAAAGCCACCCTTATCATTGTGACATATTACTTTCCAGGCACTTGCCTGTATATTCAGTCTGTTTTTGTGTATCTTAGATCAGACTGTGTGTGGCATTCTGTAAGCAACTGTTTCCCACCTAATGTTATATCACATAATATTTTGCTCCTTGTAAACACAATTTTAGGATTTATAAGAGTCTGTTAATACTTGTGGGTTGGGTTGGACTGAGCTGtgtttgccatttttaaatctctggttGGATTGGGGGGGTTGGTGGATGGGTTTAACAGAAGGAGCCGACAGAGAAAACTCCCCCAATTCCACAATCTTCTTGCAACGGGGATACTGACAGAACCAAGGACATCAAGGAAGGTGAGCAGCCCCCCTGGCCCTCGCTCACACTGTGCATGGGGAGGCTGGGCCAGGGCTGGCATCCCCAGGACAGATCGGAATTGCTTTAGCCAgcgcacccctcccccccgccctgcccccaatAATCTTCCTCACTTTTCTCAAGTCATTCCAGATGAAATAAATCTAAATACAATCTAGGACAAGTCTCCCCACCCCTGTCCAGTCAGAACCCCACTGTGAGCCCCTCCTTTGGAGAGGCAGCGGGAGACAGACTTGGCCAAGAGATGAGGGCAGACCCTATGGGCAGTGGAGCCTCGAAGGGAAGGGGAAGCCTCTCACCTTTTTCCTCCCTGCCAGAGACCCCCGACTCCACGGAGACCCCAGCAGAGGACCGTGCCAGCCGAGGGCCCCTGccttgtccctctctctgtgaacTGCTGGCTTCCACTGCTGTCAAACTCTGCCTGGGGCACGAGAGGATACACATGGCCTTTGCCCCAGTCACTCCTGCCCTGCCCAGCGTGAGCGAGGGCACAGAGGGAGGCCTGGGGGCCCGGGGACAGAGGCTGGGCTGGCCCTCCCTGTGGGGTAAGGCAGGTCCTGAGCTGTTCTgctcctccatccctcccttcacACAGGACGACCGCATCACCAACATCCTGGACAGCATCATCGCACAGGTGGTAGAACGGAAGATCCAGGAGAAAGCCCTGGGGCCGGGGCTGCGGGCTGGGCCAGGCCTGCGCAAAGGCCTGGGCCTACCCCTCTCGCCAGTGCGGCCACGGCTGCCTCCTCCCGGAGCTTTGCTGTGGCTGCAGGAGCCCAGACCTCAGCGAGGCTTCCACCTCTTCCAGGAGCACTGGAGGCAGGGCCAGGTGAGGCTCCTCACCTCCCAGCTCCCCATTCTCATGGCCTTGGTCACCCTCAGGGCCTCAGGGTCACCATCAGGTAGACCTGGTCCATCACACAGAAGGGGCAGCGGGGTTGGTCCCCACACTGGTTTGGTGTCCCTCACAACATGCTCTGGCCTGGCCAAGTTGGGTGCCTGTCCATTCTCCCTAcatccctcttcctttcctccctacAGCCCGTGTTGGTGTCAGGGATTCAGAGGACACTGCAAGGCAACCTGTGGGAGACGGAAGCTCTTGGAGCACTTGGAGGCCAAGTGCAGGCACTGACCCCCCTTGGACCTCCCCAGCCCATAAGCCTCCACAGTGCAACGTTCTGGGAGGGATTCTCCAGGCCTGAAAGTAAGTGTCCCTGATGTGGGGTATGGGGAGCTGGGAGACTGAGCCAGGGGGCAGCGAAGTCCCATGGTGACCCTGGGGGGCAGCTGAAAGCAGAGCCCAGGGCAGAAACTAGACTGTCTTGCTGCCAGGGGGCCGGGGTCCTCTGGACAAGGAGGTTCCTCCCCCGGCAAATGGCATGTCTCCTCCTCTAGTTCGCCCAAAGTCAGATGAGGGCTCCGTCCTCCTGCTGCACAGAGCTCTGGGGGATGAGGACACCAGCAGGTGTGTATAGTACCAAGGGCTGGCCCCACCTGCCGAGGCTCTGCCCAGCCCCTTGCTGTCACTTCTCCTTCTTCACCCCCCACCTCAGTGTTCCCTGCTTGCCTCTGGGAGTGACCCCACTAGTGGTGGGCTTTGAGGGGATCTGGGTGCCTGGGTTGAACCTGCTGGGTATGACCCTGCCCCCTTCAGGATGGAGAACCTGGCTGCCAGCCTGCCACTCCCAGAGTACTGTGCCCACCATGGGAAACTCAACCTGGCTTCCTACCTCCCACCTGGTCCTGCCCTGCGTCCACTGGAGCCCCAGCTGTGGGCAGCATATGGTGAGTGCTACTCCACCCTGCCCAGCCCCTGAGCCCATTCCTGTTACCTCTGGGCCCATGTGTGTCTGTGCCAAAGTCCTGGAGCCCGTGCCCAGCTGTCCCTTTTCTGCCTCCATCAGGTGTGAGCCCACACCGTGGGCACCTGGGAACCAAGAACCTCTGTGTGGAGGTGGCTGACCTGGTCAGTGTCCTGGTACGTGCTGAGGCCCCACTGCCTACCTGGCACCGGGCACAGAAAGGTGGGTTCTGGGccagaagcaggggtggggacaaTCTGCAGATTTCAGCGTGCTGTTTCTGCCTACCCTGGGCCCTCCTGAGCTGTTTTTCTTCCACAGACATCCTCTCAGGCCTGGATGGGGAGGGGCTCTGGTCTCCAGGCAGCCAGGTCAGCACCGTGTGGCACGTGTTCCGGGCACAGGATGCCCAACGCATCCGCCGCTTTCTCCAGATGGTGAGGAAGGAGCTGGGagccctcctcttcccctgcgCTGCCCTCATGCTCCCTGGGAGTGGGGGTTCCCagcccaggaagccctccctgttGTGTGTGTCCCATGTGctcactctccctgccccctagGTGAGCTGGACAGCCTTGACTCCCACAGACAGGTACAGAGAAGGCAGACTGGGACCTTATGAGTTGTGTGCTGGGGCACGCAGAGAGCAGGGGCTGAGGAGGGACCTCATGATGAAATGAGAGCAGGAGCCATCACAGGCTAGGCACTGTGTAAGAGCCTTGGGTACATTATCTCGGTTAGTCGTCATAACCACCCTGTGTGGCAGGCACTGCTGCTTtcccatttcgcagatgaggaaactgaggctgagtgGTAGAGTGGAGACCTGAGCTTATGGCTATTCCCACCTCAGGTCACTACACTGCTCCTCCTGGGAGCAGGCAGCATCCCCTGCataggctgggggtggaggggagcctggcAGAGGGCAAAGGGAAGCCCATCTGAGATgtcctcctgcttctcccctgtCCATTATCTACACCTTATGAGGAGGTGCTCTTTGGGGTGCTAGCACTTGAAGGCTGAGGGAGACAGCATGGTAGGTAGAGGGACAGACTGGACAGGatgaggagcagggaaggagaagatgaGCAGGGGGCAGGAAGCTC
Coding sequences within:
- the HR gene encoding lysine-specific demethylase hairless isoform X1; its protein translation is MESTPSFLKDAPAWEKIAPENGIVGQESDTLPRDGLRRGALCLGESAPFWRGVLSTPDSWRPPGFPQSPKDMLPLVEGEDPRNGERKASWLGSKEGLHWKEAMLNHPLALCGSTCPPRYGPLIPEHNGGHPKSDPVAFRPLHCPFLLETKILEQAPFWMPTCLPPYLVSSLPPERPCDWPLAPHPWVYSGGQPKVPSAFGLGSKGFYHKDPSVLRLAKEPLATVEPGLLGLAPGGRLQRTGEVERPSFHQRDGEAGVSRHQNLCPFLLGHPDAVPRNPWPTCPPGLVHTLGNVWAVPGGGSLGCQLGPSATLRCPSPGLPTTQVGCCSSHPPARDRDLGPCGKCQEGLEGGTIGPSESNEEANKTSGPRACPPSHHTKLKKTWLTRHSEQFRCPGGCPGDEENPSAHLQALKRASSPEVQGAGGSPAAKRPPNPFPGSAGQGARDWQMLNSSFGNKVEAEQHDDHRGPQDGRASSLQDPGLQDTPCSAPLACVAQCQSCTHAAGEVGGPACHSRQVLRLPPEGEQHQEEDLAVSSEGGGSGPEAQLSKGLAKHLLSGLGDRLCRLLRREREALAWAQREAGQGPTRTEDNPGIPLCCSSCHRGLFNTHWKCPHCSHRLCVACGRMAGARRARDKAGSQEQSTEECPQEAGHSACSLMLTQFISSQALAELTTAMHQVWVKFDIRGHCPCQADARVWAAGDGGQQKEPTEKTPPIPQSSCNGDTDRTKDIKEETPDSTETPAEDRASRGPLPCPSLCELLASTAVKLCLGHERIHMAFAPVTPALPSDDRITNILDSIIAQVVERKIQEKALGPGLRAGPGLRKGLGLPLSPVRPRLPPPGALLWLQEPRPQRGFHLFQEHWRQGQPVLVSGIQRTLQGNLWETEALGALGGQVQALTPLGPPQPISLHSATFWEGFSRPEIRPKSDEGSVLLLHRALGDEDTSRMENLAASLPLPEYCAHHGKLNLASYLPPGPALRPLEPQLWAAYGVSPHRGHLGTKNLCVEVADLVSVLVRAEAPLPTWHRAQKDILSGLDGEGLWSPGSQVSTVWHVFRAQDAQRIRRFLQMVCPAGAGNLEPGTPGSCYLDAGLRRRLREEWGVSCWTLLQAPGEAVLVPAGAPHQVQGLVSTVSVTQHFLSPETSALSAQLCHQGPSLPPDHRLLYAQMDWAVFQAVKVAVGTLQEAK
- the HR gene encoding lysine-specific demethylase hairless isoform X2, whose protein sequence is MESTPSFLKDAPAWEKIAPENGIVGQESDTLPRDGLRRGALCLGESAPFWRGVLSTPDSWRPPGFPQSPKDMLPLVEGEDPRNGERKASWLGSKEGLHWKEAMLNHPLALCGSTCPPRYGPLIPEHNGGHPKSDPVAFRPLHCPFLLETKILEQAPFWMPTCLPPYLVSSLPPERPCDWPLAPHPWVYSGGQPKVPSAFGLGSKGFYHKDPSVLRLAKEPLATVEPGLLGLAPGGRLQRTGEVERPSFHQRDGEAGVSRHQNLCPFLLGHPDAVPRNPWPTCPPGLVHTLGNVWAVPGGGSLGCQLGPSATLRCPSPGLPTTQVGCCSSHPPARDRDLGPCGKCQEGLEGGTIGPSESNEEANKTSGPRACPPSHHTKLKKTWLTRHSEQFRCPGGCPGDEENPSAHLQALKRASSPEVQGAGGSPAAKRPPNPFPGSAGQGARDWQMLNSSFGNKVEAEQHDDHRGPQDGRASSLQDPGLQDTPCSAPLACVAQCQSCTHAAGEVGGPACHSRQVLRLPPEGEQHQEEDLAVSSEGGGSGPEAQLSKGLAKHLLSGLGDRLCRLLRREREALAWAQREGQGPTRTEDNPGIPLCCSSCHRGLFNTHWKCPHCSHRLCVACGRMAGARRARDKAGSQEQSTEECPQEAGHSACSLMLTQFISSQALAELTTAMHQVWVKFDIRGHCPCQADARVWAAGDGGQQKEPTEKTPPIPQSSCNGDTDRTKDIKEETPDSTETPAEDRASRGPLPCPSLCELLASTAVKLCLGHERIHMAFAPVTPALPSDDRITNILDSIIAQVVERKIQEKALGPGLRAGPGLRKGLGLPLSPVRPRLPPPGALLWLQEPRPQRGFHLFQEHWRQGQPVLVSGIQRTLQGNLWETEALGALGGQVQALTPLGPPQPISLHSATFWEGFSRPEIRPKSDEGSVLLLHRALGDEDTSRMENLAASLPLPEYCAHHGKLNLASYLPPGPALRPLEPQLWAAYGVSPHRGHLGTKNLCVEVADLVSVLVRAEAPLPTWHRAQKDILSGLDGEGLWSPGSQVSTVWHVFRAQDAQRIRRFLQMVCPAGAGNLEPGTPGSCYLDAGLRRRLREEWGVSCWTLLQAPGEAVLVPAGAPHQVQGLVSTVSVTQHFLSPETSALSAQLCHQGPSLPPDHRLLYAQMDWAVFQAVKVAVGTLQEAK